The following proteins are encoded in a genomic region of Rattus rattus isolate New Zealand chromosome 2, Rrattus_CSIRO_v1, whole genome shotgun sequence:
- the Npas4 gene encoding neuronal PAS domain-containing protein 4 — protein MYRSTKGASKARRDQINAEIRNLKELLPLAEADKVRLSYLHIMSLACIYTRKGVFFAGGTPLAGPTGLLSAQELEDIVAALPGFLLVFTAEGKLLYLSESVSEHLGHSMVDLVAQGDSIYDIIDPADHLTVRQQLTMPSALDADRLFRCRFNTSKSLRRQSAGNKLVLIRGRFHAHPPGAYWAGNPVFTAFCAPLEPRPRPGPGPGPGPGPASLFLAMFQSRHAKDLALLDISESVLIYLGFERSELLCKSWYGLLHPEDLAHASSQHYRLLAENGDIQAEMVVRLQAKHGGWTWIYCMLYSDGPEGPITANNYPISDTEAWSLRQQLNSENTQAAYVLGTPAVLPSFSENVFSQEQCSNPLFTPALGTPRSASFPRAPELGVISTSEELAQPSKELDFSYLPFPARPEPSLQADLSKDLVCTPPYTPHQPGGCAFLFSLHEPFQTHLPPPSSSLQEQLTPSTVTFSEQLTPSSATFPDPLTSSLQGQLTESSARSFEEQLTPCTSTFPDQLLPSTATFPEPLGSPTHEQLTPPSTAFQAHLNSPSQTFPEQLSPNPTKTYFAQEGCSFLYEKLPPSPSSPGNGDCTLLALAQLRGPLSVDVPLVPEGLLTPEASPVKQSFFHYTEKEQNEIDRLIQQISQLAQGMDRPFSAEAGTGGLEPLGGLEPLNPNLSLSGAGPPVLSLDLKPWKCQELDFLVDPDNLFLEETPVEDIFMDLSTPDPNGEWGSGDPEAEVPGGTLSPCNNLSPEDHSFLEDLATYETAFETGVSTFPYEGFADELHQLQSQVQDSFHEDGSGGEPTF, from the exons ATGTACCGATCCACCAAGGGCGCCTCCAAGGCGCGCCGCGACCAGATCAACGCCGAGATTCGGAACCTCAAGGAACTGCTGCCGTTGGCTGAAGCGGACAAGGTCCGGCTGTCCTACCTGCACATCATGAGTCTTGCCTGCATCTACACTCGCAAGGGTGTCTTCTTTGCTGGAG GCACTCCTTTGGCTGGCCCCACGGGGCTTCTCTCTGCTCAAGAGCTTGAAGACATAGTGGCAGCACTACCTGGATTTCTACTTGTGTTCACAGCTGAGGGGAAGTTGCTATACCTGTCGGAGAGTGTGAGCGAGCATCTGGGCCACTCTATG GTGGATCTGGTTGCCCAGGGTGACAGTATTTACGACATCATCGACCCTGCTGACCATCTCACTGTGCGCCAGCAGCTCACCATGCCCTCTGCTCTGGATGCTG ATCGCCTTTTCCGTTGTCGATTTAACACATCCAAGTCCCTCCGGCGCCAGAGTGCAGGCAACAAACTGGTGCTTATTCGAGGTCGATTCCATGCTCACCCACCTGGGGCCTACTGGGCAGGAAACCCCGTGTTCACAGCTTTCTGTGCCCCACTGGAGCCAAGACCCCGCCCCGGCCCCGGCCCTGGCCCTGGTCCTGgtcctgcttctctcttcctggcCATGTTCCAGAGCCGACATGCTAAGGACCTAGCCCTACTGGACATTTCTGAAAG TGTCCTAATCTACCTGGGCTTTGAGCGCAGCGAACTGCTCTGTAAATCATGGTATGGACTGCTACACCCCGAGGACCTGGCCCACGCTTCTTCTCAACACTACCGCCTGT tgGCTGAAAATGGAGATATTCAGGCTGAAATGGTGGTGAGACTTCAAGCCAAGCATGGAGGCTGGACATGGATTTACTGCATGCTATACTCGGATGGTCCAGAAGGCCCTATTACTGCCAATAACTACCCTATCAG TGACACGGAAGCCTGGAGCCTTCGCCAGCAGCTAAACTCTGAAAACACCCAGGCAGCCTATGTCCTAGGAACCCCAGCTGTGCTACCCTCATTCTCTGAGAATGTCTTCTCCCAGGAGCAATGCTCTAATCCACTCTTTACACCAGCCCTGGGGACTCCTAGAAGTGCCAGCTTCCCCAGGGCCCCTGAACTAGGTGTGATCTCAACATCAGAAGAGCTTGCCCAACCCTCCAAAGAACTGGACTTCAGTTACCTGCCATTCCCTGCAAGGCCTGAGCCTTCCCTCCAAGCAGACTTGAGCAAGGATTTGGTGTGTACTCCACCTTACACACCCCACCAGCCAGGAGGCTGCGCCTTCCTCTTCAGCCTCCATGAACCCTTCCAGACTCACTTGCCCCCTCCATCCAGCTCTCTCCAAGAACAGCTGACGCCAAGCACGGTGACTTTCTCTGAACAGTTGACACCAAGCAGTGCAACCTTCCCAGACCCACTAACCAGTTCACTACAAGGACAGTTGACTGAAAGCTCAGCCAGAAGCTTTGAAGAACAATTGACTCCGTGCACCTCTACCTTCCCCGACCAGCTGCTTCCCAGCACTGCCACGTTCCCAGAACCTCTGGGTAGCCCCACCCATGAGCAGCTGACTCCTCCCAGCACAGCATTCCAAGCACATCTGAACAGTCCTAGCCAAACCTTCCCAGAGCAACTGAGTCCTAATCCTACCAAGACTTACTTCGCCCAGGAGGGATGCAGTTTTCTCTATGAGAAGTTGCCCCCAAGTCCTAGCAGCCCTGGTAATGGGGACTGTACACTCTTGGCCCTAGCTCAACTCCGGGGTCCCCTCTCTGTGGACGTCCCCCTGGTGCCTGAAGGCCTGCTCACACCTGAGGCCTCTCCAGTCAAGCAAAGTTTCTtccactacacagagaaagagcagAATGAGATAGATCGCCTCATCCAGCAGATCAGCCAGTTGGCTCAGGGCATGGACAGGCCCTTCTCAGCTGAGGCTGGCACTGGGGGGCTGGAGCCACTTGGAGGGCTGGAGCCCCTGAACCCCAACCTGTCCCTGTCAGGGGCTGGACCCCCTGTGCTTAGCCTGGATCTTAAACCCTGGAAATGCCAGGAGCTGGACTTCTTGGTTGACCCTGATAATTTATTCCTGGAAGAGACGCCAGTGGAAGACATCTTCATGGATCTTTCTACTCCAGACCCCAATGGGGAATGGGGTTCAGGGGATCCTGAGGCAGAGGTCCCAGGAGGGACCCTGTCACCTTGCAACAACCTGTCCCCAGAAGATCACAGCTTCCTGGAGGACTTGGCCACCTATGAAACCGCCTTTGAGACAGGTGTCTCAACATTCCCCTATGAAGGGTTTGCTGATGAGTTGCATCAACTCCAGAGCCAAGTTCAAGACAGCTTCCATGAAG aTGGAAGTGGAGGGGAACCAACGTTTTGA